In Synergistaceae bacterium, the DNA window CTGTTCGATTTCGTTCGGGCCGGCTCCCTGATAGGTAGTGCGGACAAGCACAAAGGGTAATTCAACATCGGGGTAAAGCGTAACGCCTAGTGTGAAATAGCTTGAGATTCCCAGCAGTATCCATATGACAACAGAACACCCGGTAAAGACCGGGTGCGTAATGCAGAACTTTATGAATCCTCTCATGAAAATTTATCCCTCGTTTGAATCGTCCTGCTCAGTTTTCCCCGCAATGCCTACATTACGGACAATCCCGACTCCGTCATAAAGCACCCTGTTCCCGCTGGTGATTAATGCGTCTCCTGCTTTGAGTCCTGACGTTACTATGACTCGTCCCTCGCGGCCTTCTCCTGTCGTTATCTGCGTGAGTTTGGCTTTGTTTCCGTCAGCAACGTAAACTGACTGAGAGTTACCCCTGTAGACTACGACATTTGACGGGATGACAACAACACTCTGCTGTGTGTCGACTCTGAATCTTCCCTCTACGTATGTTCCCGGTAGTATTCCTGAGTTTGCCGGGAGGCCGACTGTTACGGGGTAAAGTCCTGAGCCTGACTGCGCTTCGGGGCTAATGCGCTTCACGAATCCCTGATGTGTTTTGCCGTCTACCCTGATTTCTACTGGCGTGTTCCTGTTGATTCTCGTTATATCTTTCTTTGACACCATCAAATCGGCTTCCATTTCTTTCGGGTCAACGATCGACAGCAACACCGCTCCGGCCTCTGCGATTTCTCCCGGCTCTACATTTCTTGCCGCTACGATTCCGTTGATGGAGGCTTTGAGGCTTGTGCGCTGTAAAGATGACTGCGTACTCTTGAGCGAGGCTTCCGCCGTCTTCATGCGTGAATATGCCGCGTCAACTTCTGACTTTGAGATTCCGCCCTTAGCGTTAAGCTGCTTGAGCCTGTTATAGTTCAGCACTGCCTCATCGTATGCCGTCTGCCCGGACTGAACCTGCGCCCCTCTTGCGGCTACCTGCAATGTGATGAGGGTCTGCCCGGCCTTTACGGGGCTTCCCACGTCAACATTCACAGACCTGACTATTTCGCGCTCGTATGTCGTTATGTTCTGTGTATGCGCGCTCTTTGCCTGGCCGTAATAGCTTCTCCATGTCTCCCAGTCTGATGTCTTTACCGTCTCTGTTTCTACGGGGTATACTGTCTCGGTCTGAGTCTCAAGCGAACGCAGGTTAGCCTCGGCCTGATTTAACTTTGCGCGTACCTGAGTGCTTACGAGGAATCCGACTCCGGCAAGAGCCAGCACCCACAGCAAAATTCTTATGCGTGTAATAATTTTTAGCATAAACTTATATCACCTCTGAGAAAATTTTGATGTTTATTGTGAAACCGCATTATAGCACAGTGAAACATTGTCATATGAAGAAATTGTGAAAGGTGAAAAAGGATTTTGCCGCAGATTTCATGACGGAAAAATATTGCCTGCCTCAAAATTTTTCACGGCAATTTTTATTCTGCAATATACATTCTTTTACTGCTGACAGAAAAATCAATCCCGCGTATTATTTTCTCATTCCAAAAATTTCAAGGAGGCTTCATCACAGTGAAAAGACTCGTAACAGTTTTCATTGCGTTAATTTTCGCGCTGTCTCTGGCGGGAATGTCATCCGCTAAAGATACGTTAGTTGTCGCTGACCAGTACGACGCTACCACGCTTGACCCTATCGGGCATAACGACTACCCGACAAGCCGCGCCTGCTCGCACATCTACGACACGTTAATTTTCCTCAACCCTGACGGAACACTCAGGCCGGGACTGGCTGAGAAGTGGGAATTTCTTTCCGATACGGCCTACAAGATGTACCTGCGTAAGGGCGTAAAGTTCCACAACGGAGACGAAATGACCGCAGAGGACGTGAAATTTTCCCTCGAACGCGCAAAAACTCCGGCAGGCTCTCACATTCACACATACTGCCAAGACTTAGACCACGTTGAAATTGTTGACCCCTACACCGTAATCATTCACCTGAAGAAAGTAAATTATCCGTTCTTCTCGTCTCTCGTCCACAGCTGGGGCAATATCGTCTGCAAGAAAGTCGTTGAGGCCGCCGGCGATGACTACGGTATGAATCCCGTAGGAACAGGGCCGTTCAAGTTTAAGGAATGGGCAAAGGGAGATCACTATACCTTTGAGCGTTTCGATGACTACTGGGGGAACAAGGCGAAATTTGAGACTCTCATAGTCCGTTCGATACCTGAGCCGACAAACCGCACAATCGAGCTTGAGACGGGCGCGGTTGATATTGCGTACCCCGTAACAACAATCGAGCTTGGGCGCATTCAGGATAATGACGAATTAGTGTTACAGCGCAAAGTTATCCCGTCAACAACATACATGGGCTTCAACGTCCACAAGGCACCGTTCGACAACCTGAAAGTGAGACAGGCAATTTTCGCGCTTCTCGACACCGTGAACATTCAGCGGGCGGTTATGAGGGGGGTAGGGCAGACTCCGCGCAGTCTGATTCCTGCCGTAACAAAATACTCAATCAATGATGAGCTTCCCGTTCATGAAAGAGATGTGGAGAAGGCCAAAAAGTTATTTGCTGAAGCAGGAGTTGACCCGACAAAACTGAAGTTCGTCATCCGTTCCAACGAGAGAAAAGAGCGCATAGACATGGCCACGATAATACAGGCTCAGTTAGCTGAGGCCGGCATTCAGACCGAAATTGTCCAGCAGGAATGGGGCGCATATCTCAATGTCCTTCAGCAGAAACAGCACGATGTATTTTTACTCGGCTGGGGATTGTCTGTGCCTGATCCTGATTACGCTGTGGCAGGACTTCTTGAGACAAACGCCGGGACAAATTACACGACATTCTCAGACCCGAAACTTGATGAGATGCTCGCAAAGGGCAGAAGCCTTCCTGACGGCCCGGAGCGTGCGAAAGTCTACAAGGATATGCAGCTCTATATCAATGAGCAGCTCCCGATGATTTACCTGCATAATGACGAGGCAATAGCAGGAGTCCGCAAAATCGTGAAAGGATTCGAGGTTGACCCGTTCGAGGTTCATTCGTTCAGGAATGTTTACTTTGAGGAATAACGAATCAGCGCGGAAAAATTGAATAGCTGACAATGACGGCAGGACTTCAGCACAACACCTGCCGTTAATTTTTTTGCACAAGGAAGTGAAAATTAATGCTGAAATATATTCTGCGCCGTATCATCATGCTTATACCTGTTTTGCTCGGCGTTGCTTTCTGCGTTTTCACACTGCTTTACTTCACGCCCGGAGACCCCGCAAGAATGGTACTCGGCGACCTTGCTACGGATGAGGCAATAAAGGAGTTCCGCGACAAGGAGGGACTCAATGATCCGTTCCTCGTTCAGTTTGGGAATTACGTCTACAAGGCAGTATTCAAAGGCGACATAGGGCGGTCGTACAGCTCAAAGCGTCCCGTAATGCAGGAGATATTGACGGCGTTCCCCTACACGCTGAAATTGTCGGCGTTCGCAATGATTATCGCAATCATAATCGGAATCCCCTGCGGAATAATATCGGCCATAAAACAATACTCATGGTTTGACACAATCACGATGATTTTCGCCATGATCGGACTCTCAATGCCGGTCTTCTGGCTGGGACTGTTACTGATTCTGTTATTCGCCGTGCGTCTGAGGTGGCTTCCGTCGTCGGGGTTCTCAACGTTCAAAGCAATGATTCTCCCTTCAGTCGCATTAGCCGCGCAGAGTATCTCAATGGTAACGAGAATGACGCGCTCCTCAATGCTTGAAGTTATCCGCGCCGACTACATCCGCACAGCCCGCGCAAAGGGTCAGAAGGAAAGTATCGTTATCGGCGTTCATGCCCTGCGGAATGCGTTAATCCCTGTTGTAACGTTATGCGGGTTGCAGTTCGGGCAGTTGTTATCGGGGGCGATTCTCACGGAGAGTATTTTTGCGGTGCCTGGAGTCGGTCGGCTTATGGTCAACGCGATAATGAGCCGCGACTATCCTATGGTGCAGGGCGGAGTCCTGTTTATCGCAATCACATTCAGCATTGTGAATTTGCTGGTCGATTTGCTGTATGCGTACATTGACCCGCGAATCAAGGCCGAATTAAAGTAGGAGGGCATGAGATGACAGAGAAAATTATCCCTGAGTTAGTCCGAAAACGCCGGAGTCCTTTTGCTGACGTAATGTTACGGCTTGCGAGGAGTCCTCTTGCTATGTTCGGGCTTGCGATAATATTCATGCTGGTATTCTGCGCGATATTTGCGGAAATGATTTCGCCCTACAGCCCGATAAAGCAGGACTTGATGCACATGTTCGAGACTCCATCATCGGCGCATTGGCTCGGAACAGACGAATTTGGCCGGGACATTCTGAGTCGTCTGATTTACGGCGCGAGGGTCTCATTGCAGGTCGGATTTATCGCTGTGGGAATCGCGCTTGTGATCGGCGGTATGCTCGGAGCGGTCTCAGGGTATTACAGCGGGAGACTCGACAACTGTATCATGAGAGTGATGGATGTGCTGTTGTCGATTCCTCAAACGTTACTGGCGATTGCGATTGTGGCGGCACTAGGGCCGAGTCTCATGAATCTTATGATAGCGGTAGGAATCTCAGCCGTCCCCACATATGCGAGAATCGTGCGGGGTTCGGTGCTGTCGATTCGGAGTATGGAGTTCATAGAGGCTGCGAGGGCGGCGGGAAGCTCCGACTTACGCATAATCCTCAAGCACATAATCCCAAACAGCATGGCACCCATCATAGTACAGTCAACACTTGGAGTCGCCTCGGCAATCCTGAACGCGGCGGGACTCTCGTTTATCGGTCTCGGAATCCAGCCCCCTAACCCTGAATGGGGCGCAATGTTATCGGGAGGCCGTCAATACATTCGCGATTTCCCGCACATGACTCTATATCCCGGACTCGCAATAATGCTCACGATTCTTGCGCTAAACTTTTTGGGCGACGGACTGAGAGACGCTCTTGACCCGAAATTGAAGAGGTGATGACGAATGAATGACATCATGCTTGACATAAAGAATCTCACGATACATTACAGCACGGAAGGCGGAGTCGTTCACGCTGTTGAAGGTCTGAATCTCACGCTGGGACGCGGTGAATCACTCGGCTTTGTCGGCGAGACAGGCGCGGGGAAAACAACAACCGCCCTCGGAATCATGCGCTTAATCCCTAATCCCCCCGGAAAAATTATGAGCGGTGAAATCATATTCAACGGTGAAAATTTGCTCACTAAGTCCGAGTCGGAAATGCGGAAAATTCGCGGCGAGAAAATAGCAATGATATTCCAAGACCCAATGACGAGCCTAAATCCCGTTATGACTGTCGACAAACAGATAGCCGAAATGATTTCCCTTCACAAAAATGTATCACACTCGGAGGCGTTAAAGCTGGCCGGGGATATGCTTGAGCTTGTTGGGATTCGCCGCGAGAGAATGCACGATTATCCGCACCAGTTTTCCGGCGGAATGAAACAGCGCGTGGTGATTGCGATTGCGCTGGCCTGTGATCCTGAATTGCTGATTGCTGACGAACCTACTACAGCACTTGACGTTACTATTCAAGCGCAGGTGTTAGAGCTGATGAAGGAACTGAAGCAAAAATTTTCGGCCTCAATGATTCTCATCACTCACGACTTGGGAATAGTTGCGGACATCTGCGACAAAGTTGCGATAATGTACGCCGGGCGGGTTGTGGAATATGCCGACAAAAGATCGCTCTACACGAATCCCATTCACCCATACACGCGGGGATTGTTCCGTTCAGTGCCGGATATTGATGAAGATGTTGACGAACTTCCCGTGATACCCGGCCTAATGCCTGACCCTGTGAATCTTCCGCCGGGCTGTGCGTTTCACCCCCGTTGCAGTATGGCGACAGAGGAATGCGCGAAAGTCCGTCCCGATATGCAGGAGGCGGAGCCGGGACATTTTGCGGCGTGTCCTTTCTGCGTCAAGAAATTTCTTAACGGGGAGGCGTTGTAGATGTCAGACGCATATATACGAGTCGAGAACCTCAAGAAATATTTTGCGACAAAACGCGGAATGTTACACGCTGTTGATGATGTCAGCTTTGAGATAATGAAGGGTGAAACTCTCGGCCTTGTCGGTGAGTCGGGCTGCGGAAAATCGACATTAGGGCGGTGCTTGATACGTTTGCTTGACAGCACATCGGGAAAAGTTTTGCTGAAGAATCCGAATGATGACGGCTACACGGACGTAACGAAAGCGAGTCCCCGCGAGATGAAAGAATTACGCAAGCGTGTGCAGATAGTATTTCAGGATCCGTACTCATGTTTGAATCCGCGCTTGTCCGTCTGGGAATTAATCGCAGAGCCGTTAATCGTCAACAACATTTACAGCGACAAAAACGAAATGAGGAAGCGAATCCGCTCATTGATGGACACAGTTGGACTCGCTGAACGACTCGAAAATAGTTACCCTCATGAATTAGACGGAGGAAGGAGACAGCGAATCGGAATCGCCCGGTCTCTTGCGCTTAACCCGGAATTTATTGTGCTTGATGAGCCTGTTTCGGCGTTGGACGTTTGCATTCAGGCGCAAATTCTGAATCTCTTGAACGCATTGCAGAAGGAGTACAAATACACCTATGTGTTTATCTCCCACAATTTGAGCGTAGTCCGCCATGTCTCAGACCGAATCGCAGTAATGTATCTCGGTCAGATTGTCGAGCTTTCAGAGTACAAAGAGTTATTCAGCAAGCCCCTTCACCCGTACACGCAGGCGTTACTGTCAGCAATTCCACTCGCAAAACTGGACGTAAGGCGCGAAAGGATTATACTTGAAGGCGATGTGCCGAGTCCGATTGAGCCTCCGCAGGCGTGCAGGTTCGCGGGGAGATGCCGTTACGCGCAGGAAATTTGCCGGAACACTCCGCCCGCATTGAGGGAGATTTTGCCCGGACATTTTGCGGCATGTCATTACGCAAAGGAGACGCAATAATGTACACAACGTTAGAACACTTCCTGAAGTATGTTACGTATGATACACAGTCAGACGAGAAAGCCGGGTTAGCGGGAAAAGTCCCAAGCACCGACACACAGTGGGAATTAGCCCGCGAAATGGAGAAGGAATTGACCGAGCGCGGATTCGTGAATGTCTCAGTCAGCGAAAATTGCTACGTAATGGGAACATTGCCCGCCAACACAGACAGGAAAATTCCCGCAATAGGATTCATTACCCACATGGACACAGCTGCGGAAGCCTCCGGGAAAAATGTGAAGGCCAGAGTCGTCAAGAACTATGACGGGGGGAATATCGTCCTCAATGATGCGTTGAACGTCATAATGTCGCCGGAAGATTTCCCATTCATGAAGGATTACATCGGCCATGATTTAGTTGTTACGGACGGCACGACTCTTTTAGGGGCTGACGACAAAGCCGGGATGGCTGAAGTTATGGGTGCGGTTGACTGGATAATCGCTCATCCTGAGTTTGAGCACGGAAAAATCTGTGTTGCCTTCACGCCTGACGAGGAAATAAGCGAGCTTGCGAGTCATCTCGACATTGAGAGATTCGGGGCGGATTTCGCGTACACACTTGACGGCGGTTCACTCGGTGAAATCAGCTATGAGAACTTCAACGCCGCAAGCGCAACCGTAAACATACATGGCCGCTCCGTACATCCCGGTTCAGCAAAAGGACTCATGTTAAGCGCGGTAATGATGGGAAATGAATTTCTGTCGATGTTCCCGGCCCACGAGACTCCCGCAACGACTGAGAAATACGAGGGCTACTATCACTGCCTGACGTTTCACGGAGACACGGAGAACGCAGAGCTTCACTTTATCATTCGCGACCACGACATGAAGAAATTTGAGGCGCGGAAGAAATTTTTTGCCGACTGCGTAGACTGGATGAGGAAGAAATACGGCGCGGAAAGATTCGATCTCGAAATGCACGATCAGTATTACAACATGCGCGAGAAACTCGACGGACATATGCACATCGTTGACCTTGCTGTGAACGCAATGAAGGAAATCGGGATTGAGCCGTACTTCAAAGCCATGCGCGGAGGGACTGACGGAGCCGCGCTGACATGGAGAGGGTTAATCACGCCGAATATTTTTATCGGAGGCCACAACTATCACGGGCGGTATGAATTTGTGTCGGTTCAGGTCATGGAGAAGGCAACAGAGACCGTCATAAAGATTCTGGAGCTTGCTGCGAAAACAAAATAGGGATTATAGGTTAGCGGTTAGGGCGCGGATTTTTTCTGTCCCCTAACCCCTACCCCCTGTTCCCTATACATCATAAGGAGCTGAGATTCACACATGGCATTGAGAGATTACCAGCTTAAAGCGATACGCGAGACATACAAATGGCTGCGAGAACATGACGGAAATCCCTGCATAGTAGCTCCGACAGGCTCAGGAAAAGCACACATCATAGCGGGCTTCTGCGAGGACATTTTACGCAAGAAGGCTGACGCGAAAATTCTAGTCCTCTCTCACGTGAAAGAGTTGTTAGTACAGGACGCGGAGAAAATCCGACTCGCATGGCCGGAAGCACCCATAGGAATCTACAGCGCGGGACTCGGCACAAAGCAGACCGACTCAATCACAGTAGCAGGGATCCAATCTATATGGCGGAAACCTTATGAGCTTGGCCGGATTGATGTCGTAATCATCGATGAGGCTCACATGATTCAGAATGAAGACGAGGGAATGTACCGCCGTTTATTGTCATCACTTCAGGAAATTAACCCTAAAATCCGCATGATAGGACTCACCGCGACACCCTACAGATTAGGGCAGGGGTTATTGACTGAGGGCGACAACGCTATATTCCAGGCGTTAATCGAACCCGTAACAATTGAAGAGCTTGTACAGAGGAAATTTCTTGCGCGACTGACATCAACATTCACAGACCTGAAAATGAATGTCGAGGGCATAAAGAAAGTACAGGGGGACTACGAGAAGCAGGAGCTTGAGTCCCGCGTCAACAGCTCAGACATTAACGCCAAAGTTGTCGCTGAGACTATACGCCGCGCCGGAAACCGTACAGCGTGGTTAGTGTTCTGCGTGAGTATCTCACACGCCGAAAAGATGAGGGACGAATTTATAGCGCAGGGAGTCAGGGCTGAGGCTATCACAAGCAAAACGACATCAGAGCAGCGCGCGAGGATATTCGCGGACTTCAAAGCGGGGAAAATCCGGGCGGTAACAAACGTAGGAGTCGCCACAACGGGATTCGATTACCCTGATATTGACGTTATCGTGATGGCTCGTCCGACTCTGTCGCCGGGACTCTATATTCAGATGAGCGGGCGAGGAATGCGCGTCAAAAGTCCGGGGCATCATCAGGATTGCTTAGTGTTAGACTTTGCCGGGAACATTGCCCGTCATGGTGCCGTAACGAAAATCATTCCCCCCCGAAGAACCGTAAAGGCCGGGAAAAAGTCCCAGGAGCTTGGCGACATGTTCAAGATCTGTCCCAAGTGTCATAAGACCGTCATGAAGCGGGCGCGGGAGTGCGTTCACTGCGGGCATATCTTCAGCGAACTGTCAGATTTGAACGTAAACGAGGACATAATGGAGGGCGTGAATGATTCTGCGGCTGAGACTCAGGAAACACCGCCGGGGTTTACGCGTATGAAGGTGGCTTACTGGTACTGGAAAGTAGTTTACCGGAAGAAAGACAGAATGCCGATGATAAGAGTCGATTTTTACGGAGAAGACAAATTGCAGGGGCCTAAACAGTTATTCTTGTACATCATGGATGAGGACAAATCAATGAAGGAACGCGCATACAGGATGATAAAAAGCCTTCTGCAGGGAGTAAAAATCCCGGAGCTTGAAAAATTTGACAGCGCGAGAATCCTTTACGAGCTTTGCGAAACTGTGAAGAACAATTTCACGCCGCCTTCATGGATTGAGTACAGAATCGAGGACAGGCACGACAGTCATTTTCACTGCATAATACCTAAATGGGGCTGGGACGAGTAAGAAAAATCCCCTTCCCGAAAATCTCAGGAGGGGGATAATTTTATGTCCTTCCGCCGTTCCACATGTCCTCAAGCCTGACTATCGTAAAGCCCCTGCGCTGAAGCTCCCGGATGATTCGCGGCAGTGCCTCTACAGTGTTGGGAGTCCCGGAATGCATGAGGATAATATCACCGTTTCGGACGCTCCCGGCAATTACGTTGTAGATTTCTTCAGGAGGCCGGCCGGTGTAGTCGGCAGTGTTGAGGCTCCACAGTCCCAGCTTCAGATTCATGCGCCTCATAGCGTTAAATATCTCCATGTTGTAATGTCCTCCGGGCGGGCGGAGAAAACGTGTCTTCCTTATGCCGAGATTTTCGAGTACCTCATCGCACCTTTCTGCCTGCCGGACAATGTGCGCCGTGTGATCTTGGTATAACCGCGGGTGAGTGTAGGTATGATTGGCGATTTCGTAGCCCTGATAACTGAGCATGAGTGTAATATTGCTGTAGCGTTCGGCGAATTTTCCCACAAGAAAGAATGTCGCTTTTACGTCAAAACTTGAGAGTACCGCGTCAAGCTCCTGCATTCCCGTTTCACGCGGGCCGTCGTCGAACGTAAGCACTACTTCCCGTATGAATGGATTGCCCTTAGCGATTCCGTATTTTTCGCGCTCGTCAGTCAGAGGCCCCCATTCTATGAATATGAACACAGCAAGAAAGAGAAGCATAATTCTGCGTAACATAACTAATTTCCCCTACGTAATATTTTCGATATGCTGATTATAGCATTAGGGCAAAAAAAATCCCCCTCACCAATCACGGCAAGGGGGGAAAATATTTCCGTATTACTTCCTGAAGGGGGCAAGCAGATCCTCATCCCAGCCAACCGGCCTGAAGAACCCTCCGTATAATTCCGCAAGATGATTCCTCATTGCCTCGCTCTGATACGCCTTCACGACTTTCTCATACGCCGCAAATTTCACGGGGTCAGAAAGGTCAGCGGTACGGGCGGCGATTAAGTTCCAGTACTCTTTCTCGCGTGCCTGGTCAGCAAATACAGCGTCAGAAGCCTTCAGACCGTAATCAAGCGCGTATGTATCATTGATTACCCCCGCCGCAACATCGGGAAGCGCAGAAGGTATCGTGTTGGCGGCAAGCTCCTGAAGCGTGATTTTCTTGCTATAGGACGCTATATCTTCCTTTGTCGGGTTGAACCCTGCGCCTTCTTTCAGCGTGATTAGCCCGGAAGTAGCAAGCACCTTTATCGCCCGGCCTCCGTTTGTCGGGTCATTCGGGATAGCTATCACATCGCCGTCTTTGATTTCGTCAAGCGTCTTGATTTTGATGGAGTAGAGATTCAGAGGAACGACAAATGTATTGGCTATGTTCGTGAGCTTATAGCCCCGGCTCTGAAGCTCGTCCGCAAGATATATCCTGTGCTGGAATCCGTTCAGGTCTATATCTCCGTCATCAAGTGCCCTGTTCGGCGTAACATAGTCCGTGAACTGTATCACCTCAAGATTTATGCCCTCTTTCGCGAGCATTTCTTTGACGGGCTGCCACATCTCATCGTAAACGCTACCGGTAACGCCGAGCCTCACAGTTACGTCAGCAAACGCACTCACCGAAAGCGCAAGCACTAACACAAACGACAGCAGAAATTTTCTTGCCATGATTCTTTACTTCCTTCCGTGAAAATTTACGTGATATTTTACCGCTTAATGTGTATTTTTTCGCGCGAAATATTCTCCGAGCCACTGTACGAGGCTCACTCCCGCCACAAGAACGCCCACAACTACCCACGTTATATCCTGCATGTTTCTGTCATGGCCGTAGCGTATCGCGAAATCCCCTAATCCCCCCGCACCGACTGCCCCGGCCATCGCAGTCAGTCCCAGCAGGCTTATGATTGTTATCGTTATCGCACGGATTATAGGCGCAAGGCTCTCACGGAGATATACCCGGAATATCACCTCAAACGGACTCGATCCCATCGACAATGCCGCCTCAACGAGTCCCTTCTCGGTTTGGGCTAATGCGCTCTCTACCTGCCGTGCGAAAAACGGAGTCGCCCCGAAAACTAGCGGCACAATCACGCCCCGGACATATATCGCCGTTCCCATTATGGCGCGGGACAATGGCATTAACGCCGTAAGCAGAATGATAAACGGAATGGAGCGGAAAAGGTTAATGATTTTGTCGAGTACCTGATATACAGTTCTGCTCTCCATGATTCCGCCGGGCTTTGTTACGGTCAGTATTATCCCAAAAATCAGTCCCAGCACGAAAATTATCGCCCCTGACCATGCCTCCATAAGCAATGTGTCTCCGCAGGCTCTCCAAAATTCCGGCAGGCGTTTCATAAGGTTAGGCAGTAATTCTTGCATCGTTCAGAACCTCCACGCGAATATTTTTGTCAACGTAATACTGAATAGCCCGGTCAATCTTTTCACTTTCACCGCTGAATATTACGACAGTCCCGCCGACCATAGCACCCGCTACAATTTCAACATCAGCAAGAACAATATTAATCTCAATGTCGAACGCCCTCGACGCATACGAGATTAACGGCTCTGAAACGTCAGCATGTACATAAATCAATCTCGCCATGACCTGACCGGGTTTCACTTTCACGATTGGCGAGTCGTCAGCTATGAGGGTCTCAATTTTCGACAGGTTGGACGTTGTGCGGACGAAATTTTTTGTTACGGGGTGCTTAGGGGATGAGAATATCTCGAAAACGTCGCCGGACTCGATTATTTTCCCTGCGTCCATAACTGCGGCTTTCCGGCAGATATTTTTGACGACTTCCATTTCATGAGTGATTACTACGATTGTTAGTCCTAATTTGCGGTTAAGGTCTTTGAGGAGCTGAAGTATTGCGCCTGTTGTCTGAGGGTCAAGTGCGCTCGTTGCCTCATCGCAAAGAAGTATGCCGGGGTCATTGGCGAGTGCTCTTGCGATTGCGACTCTCTGTTTCTGCCCGCCGGATAATTCTGAGGGGTAAGCGTTCTCCTTGTCGGGAATGTCTACGAGGGCGAGAAGCTCCCGGACTTTTGCGCGTATTTCGTCATGCGTCATTCCGCGCAGGGGGTATGCTACATTCTGCAGGACTGTCCGCGAGGGCATAAGGTTAAACTGCTGGAATATCATCCCGATTTTTGTGCGGGCCTTGTAGAGTTCTTTCGGCTTCAGCGTCATCATCTCAATACCGTTAATTTTGACGCTGCCGGAGTCGGGTCGCTCAAGAAGATTTATGCACCGCACAAGCGTTGACTTCCCCGCCCCGGAGAATCCTATTATCCCGTAAATGTCGCCGTCATTAACTGTGAGTGATACGTCATTGACCGCGTGAATGGATTTGTCTTTGTCCGCGTGAAAACTCTTCACTATGTGTTCAAGCTCAATCAATGAATTTTATTCCTCCTGTGAAAATTTTGCAGGGACATTACATAACACAGGCCGCGAAATTCCGCAAGGGTAAGGCGGCGGATATTCAGAAGGGTAGAAACATGGTATTATTTGAATTGTAATCCTACAGGCAAGAAAAAAATTTTTCACATATAACTTTACACAATTATACCATCATTCAAGGAGGTAGTGCCATGATATTCGGCGCGATTGTTGGCGATGTTGTCGGAAGCCCCTACGAGTTCAATAACATAAAGACGAAAAATTTTCCCCTCGTAACAGATGAGTCATTCCTCACTGACGACTCAATAATGACCCTGGCGATTGCCGATGCCCTAATGAAATTCCCGAAAGGAAGCGAGATTGACGGCGCGGAATTTGAGCGGGCTGTTACGGAGTCGATGAGGAGATTCGGCAGGCGTTAC includes these proteins:
- a CDS encoding ABC transporter permease, coding for MKRLPEFWRACGDTLLMEAWSGAIIFVLGLIFGIILTVTKPGGIMESRTVYQVLDKIINLFRSIPFIILLTALMPLSRAIMGTAIYVRGVIVPLVFGATPFFARQVESALAQTEKGLVEAALSMGSSPFEVIFRVYLRESLAPIIRAITITIISLLGLTAMAGAVGAGGLGDFAIRYGHDRNMQDITWVVVGVLVAGVSLVQWLGEYFARKNTH
- a CDS encoding ATP-binding cassette domain-containing protein; translated protein: MSDAYIRVENLKKYFATKRGMLHAVDDVSFEIMKGETLGLVGESGCGKSTLGRCLIRLLDSTSGKVLLKNPNDDGYTDVTKASPREMKELRKRVQIVFQDPYSCLNPRLSVWELIAEPLIVNNIYSDKNEMRKRIRSLMDTVGLAERLENSYPHELDGGRRQRIGIARSLALNPEFIVLDEPVSALDVCIQAQILNLLNALQKEYKYTYVFISHNLSVVRHVSDRIAVMYLGQIVELSEYKELFSKPLHPYTQALLSAIPLAKLDVRRERIILEGDVPSPIEPPQACRFAGRCRYAQEICRNTPPALREILPGHFAACHYAKETQ
- the pepT gene encoding peptidase T, whose amino-acid sequence is MYTTLEHFLKYVTYDTQSDEKAGLAGKVPSTDTQWELAREMEKELTERGFVNVSVSENCYVMGTLPANTDRKIPAIGFITHMDTAAEASGKNVKARVVKNYDGGNIVLNDALNVIMSPEDFPFMKDYIGHDLVVTDGTTLLGADDKAGMAEVMGAVDWIIAHPEFEHGKICVAFTPDEEISELASHLDIERFGADFAYTLDGGSLGEISYENFNAASATVNIHGRSVHPGSAKGLMLSAVMMGNEFLSMFPAHETPATTEKYEGYYHCLTFHGDTENAELHFIIRDHDMKKFEARKKFFADCVDWMRKKYGAERFDLEMHDQYYNMREKLDGHMHIVDLAVNAMKEIGIEPYFKAMRGGTDGAALTWRGLITPNIFIGGHNYHGRYEFVSVQVMEKATETVIKILELAAKTK
- a CDS encoding MetQ/NlpA family ABC transporter substrate-binding protein, whose translation is MARKFLLSFVLVLALSVSAFADVTVRLGVTGSVYDEMWQPVKEMLAKEGINLEVIQFTDYVTPNRALDDGDIDLNGFQHRIYLADELQSRGYKLTNIANTFVVPLNLYSIKIKTLDEIKDGDVIAIPNDPTNGGRAIKVLATSGLITLKEGAGFNPTKEDIASYSKKITLQELAANTIPSALPDVAAGVINDTYALDYGLKASDAVFADQAREKEYWNLIAARTADLSDPVKFAAYEKVVKAYQSEAMRNHLAELYGGFFRPVGWDEDLLAPFRK
- a CDS encoding polysaccharide deacetylase family protein, which codes for MLRRIMLLFLAVFIFIEWGPLTDEREKYGIAKGNPFIREVVLTFDDGPRETGMQELDAVLSSFDVKATFFLVGKFAERYSNITLMLSYQGYEIANHTYTHPRLYQDHTAHIVRQAERCDEVLENLGIRKTRFLRPPGGHYNMEIFNAMRRMNLKLGLWSLNTADYTGRPPEEIYNVIAGSVRNGDIILMHSGTPNTVEALPRIIRELQRRGFTIVRLEDMWNGGRT
- a CDS encoding DEAD/DEAH box helicase family protein; the encoded protein is MALRDYQLKAIRETYKWLREHDGNPCIVAPTGSGKAHIIAGFCEDILRKKADAKILVLSHVKELLVQDAEKIRLAWPEAPIGIYSAGLGTKQTDSITVAGIQSIWRKPYELGRIDVVIIDEAHMIQNEDEGMYRRLLSSLQEINPKIRMIGLTATPYRLGQGLLTEGDNAIFQALIEPVTIEELVQRKFLARLTSTFTDLKMNVEGIKKVQGDYEKQELESRVNSSDINAKVVAETIRRAGNRTAWLVFCVSISHAEKMRDEFIAQGVRAEAITSKTTSEQRARIFADFKAGKIRAVTNVGVATTGFDYPDIDVIVMARPTLSPGLYIQMSGRGMRVKSPGHHQDCLVLDFAGNIARHGAVTKIIPPRRTVKAGKKSQELGDMFKICPKCHKTVMKRARECVHCGHIFSELSDLNVNEDIMEGVNDSAAETQETPPGFTRMKVAYWYWKVVYRKKDRMPMIRVDFYGEDKLQGPKQLFLYIMDEDKSMKERAYRMIKSLLQGVKIPELEKFDSARILYELCETVKNNFTPPSWIEYRIEDRHDSHFHCIIPKWGWDE